The Vitis riparia cultivar Riparia Gloire de Montpellier isolate 1030 chromosome 10, EGFV_Vit.rip_1.0, whole genome shotgun sequence genome includes a region encoding these proteins:
- the LOC117923813 gene encoding protein argonaute 2-like — MEDRRRGGGGYRGRDGGLHRGRSGGDHPRHHHGGGFRGGRRPGYSRGYEEDAPPPPVHRWRGPPDMGHDRDYYHYGGSSDGYGGNGGGGWRSSGLSPRNSPAWRPLPPSPPRRPLPPMSHPLPSPSPPRRPLPPLSPPRRHPPPLSPPRRHPPPLSPPRRHPPPSSPPRRPLPPPSPPRRPLPSMPAFVESRRSPDIVPEMEPSKLLGSLPPTSSLERMDRVLPIRRPDKGGTNAIQSTMVRVNHFPVKFNSEKIILHYDVDIKPEVLPKHGRTLKLSKSNRCMIKEKLFSDDPSRFPLSRTAFDGEKNIFSVVELPTGKFKVEFSESEDMKICSYIFTIKLVNQLELRKLKDYLSGKLFSIPREILQGMDVVMKENPARHMISVGRSFYPTLFSLDDDLGHGIVASRGFLHSLKPTAQGLTLCLDYSVLAFRKPIPVIDFLEEHVNGFKLNDLRRVRKEVEVALKGLKVRVIHRLCKQKYTISGLSGEDTRYLSFIAEDLEGKSPAKKVGIIDYFREKYGKDIKYKDIPCLDLGKNNRKNYVPMEFCILTEGQRFLKENLDRNGAQKLKNLSLVAPKVRENNICEMVRSKTGPCGGDMINNFGIEVNMRMTTVAGRVIMAPELKLGGAHNGRMSKITVDRNRCHWNFVGKSVVEGKHIDRWAVLDFSAYEGFNRLNPGHFIPKFIRRCASLGIRMDEPLLYQSSGMNAFSNVAMLRELLLGVAGRAHDSTKNQLQILVCVMARKDPGYNYLKWFCETNIGIVTQCCLSSPANKANDQYLANLALKMNAKLGGSNVELIDRLPHFENEGHVMFVGADVNHPGAWNSASPSIAAVVATVNWPAVNRYAARVRPQLHRTEKILNFGDMCLELIETYARVNRAKPDKIVVFRDGVSEGQFDMVLNEELVDLKGAIQRGNYNPTITLIITQKRHQTRLFPESKRERGQDRSFNENVSPGTVVDITVVHPFEFDFYLCSHYGGIGTSKPTHYHVLYDEHRFTSDQLQKLIYNLCFTFVRCTKPVSLVPPVYYADLAAYRGRLYHDALELERPASASAASAASFDERFYRLHGDLENTMFFV; from the exons ATGGAAGATCGCCGGAGAGGCGGCGGCGGCTATAGAGGAAGAGATGGCGGTCTCCATAGGGGAAGAAGCGGCGGTGATCACCCGCGCCATCACCACGGAGGAGGCTTTAGAGGAGGTCGAAGGCCTGGGTACAGCAGAGGGTACGAGGAAGACGCACCGCCGCCACCAGTGCACCGGTGGAGAGGGCCTCCCGATATGGGTCACGACCGAGACTACTACCACTATGGCGGAAGCAGTGATGGGTATGGTGGCAATGGTGGCGGGGGGTGGCGGAGCTCTGGCCTCAGCCCTAGAAATTCTCCTGCGTGGCGCCCTCTTCCTCCGTCGCCGCCGCGGCGCCCGCTTCCTCCGATGTCGCACCCGCTTCCTTCGCCGTCGCCCCCCCGGCGCCCTCTTCCTCCGCTCTCGCCCCCGCGGCGCCATCCTCCTCCGCTCTCGCCCCCGCGGCGCCATCCTCCTCCGCTCTCGCCCCCGCGGCGCCATCCTCCCCCGTCGTCGCCCCCCCGGCGCCCACTTCCTCCGCCGTCGCCGCCTCGGCGCCCGTTGCCTTCCATGCCCGCTTTTGTCGAGTCCCGGAGGTCTCCTGATATTGTTCCAG AAATGGAGCCATCAAAACTTTTAGGTAGCTTGCCACCAACATCCTCCTTGGAACGCATGGACAGAGTTCTCCCTATAAGGCGACCTGACAAAGGTGGCACAAATGCAATCCAATCTACCATGGTTCGTGTCAATCATTTTCCTGTGAAATTCAACTCTGAGAAAATCATTCTGCACTATGATGTTGATATTAAACCAGAGGTGCTACCCAAGCATGGTCGTACCTTGAAGTTATCAAAGTCTAATCGCTGCATGATAAAAGAGAAGTTGTTCTCTGATGATCCCTCACGATTTCCCTTGTCAAGAACGGCTTTTGATGGTGAGAAGAATATTTTTAGTGTTGTTGAGCTGCCCACTGGAAAATTTAAGGTGGAGTTCTCTGAGAGCGAAGACATGAAGATCTGTTCGTATATATTCACCATAAAGCTTGTGAATCAACTAGAGCTTCGCAAGTTGAAGGATTATTTAAGTGGGAAACTTTTTTCCATACCTCGTGAGATATTGCAAGGGATGGATGTGGTGATGAAGGAGAATCCTGCAAGGCATATGATCTCTGTTGGACGGAGCTTTTACCCAACTCTGTTCTCTCTAGATGATGATCTTGGACATGGCATTGTAGCTTCTAGAGGATTTTTACATAGCCTCAAGCCCACGGCCCAGGGTTTAACCCTATGTTTGGACTACTCAGTCTTAGCATTTCGAAAGCCAATTCCGGTTATAGATTTCCTTGAGGAGCATGTTAATGGATTTAAGTTGAATGATTTAAGAAGAGTAAGGAAAGAAGTTGAGGTTGCTCTAAAAGGATTAAAAGTTAGAGTCATTCATCGTCTTTGCAAACAAAAATACACTATCTCAGGATTAAGTGGTGAGGACACAAGGTATCTTTCATTTATCGCTGAAGACCTAGAGGGCAAATCTCCAGCAAAGAAAGTTGGGATTATTGATTATTTCAGGGAAAAATATGGGAAGGATATTAAGTACAAGGATATTCCGTGCTTAGATTTGGGGAAAAACAATAGGAAGAACTATGTACCCATGGAGTTCTGCATCTTGACTGAGGGACAGaggtttctcaaagagaacttGGATAGAAATGGGGCTCAGAAGTTGAAAAATTTGTCACTGGTTGCCCCTAAAGTCAGAGAGAACAACATATGTGAAATGGTGCGATCAAAGACTGGACCATGTGG TGGAGATATGATCAATAACTTTGGGATTGAAGTCAACATGAGGATGACTACAGTTGCAGGACGTGTGATTATGGCACCTGAATTAAAGCTAGGAGGGGCTCATAATGGAAGGATGAGCAAGATTACTGTGGACAGGAACAGGTGTCACTGGAATTTTGTAGGAAAATCTGTGGTGGAGGGCAAACACATTGATCGGTGGGCTGTACTTGATTTCAGTGCATATGAAGGATTCAACAGACTGAATCCTGGCCACTTTATTCCCAAATTTATCAGGCGCTGTGCAAGTCTTGGAATTAGAATGGATGAGCCGCTTTTGTATCAGTCGTCTGGAATGAATGCCTTCTCCAATGTTGCCATGCTTCGTGAACTGCTATTAGGAGTAGCTGGCAGAGCTCATGATAGTACAAAAAACCAGTTGCAAATTCTTGTATGTGTGATGGCTAGGAAGGATCCTGGCTACAACTATCTCAAGTGGTTCTGTGAAACCAACATTGGGATAGTTACTCAATGTTGTTTGTCCAGCCCTGCAAATAAAGCAAATGACCAGTATCTTGCAAACTTGGCTCTCAAGATGAATGCCAAGCTTGGAGGCAGCAACGTGGAGCTCATTGACCGGCTTCCTCATTTTGAGAATGAAGGTCATGTAATGTTTGTAGGTGCTGATGTCAATCATCCTGGTGCTTGGAACTCAGCTAGCCCTTCCATAGCTGCTGTTGTTGCCACTGTAAATTGGCCTGCTGTAAATCGTTATGCTGCTCGTGTACGCCCCCAGCTCCATCGAACTGAGAAGATTCTAAATTTTGGGGACATGTGCCTGGAGCTTATTGAGACCTATGCTCGGGTGAATAGAGCCAAGCCGGATAAGATTGTGGTGTTTAGGGATGGGGTGAGCGAGGGCCAATTTGACATGGTGCTTAATGAAGAATTAGTAGATCTGAAGGGGGCTATCCAGAGGGGAAATTACAACCCAACAATCACACTTATTATAACCCAGAAGAGACATCAGACTCGACTGTTTCCAGAAAGCAAGAGGGAAAGGGGTCAGGACAGGAGCTTCAATGAGAATGTGTCTCCAGGCACGGTTGTAGACATAACTGTGGTTCACCCCTTCGagtttgatttttatctttgtAGCCATTATGGTGGTATTGGGACGAGCAAGCCAACACACTACCATGTCCTCTATGACGAGCACAGGTTCACTTCGGACCAACTCCAGAAGCTTATCTACAACTTGTGTTTCACCTTTGTGCGGTGTACCAAACCTGTCTCCCTTGTTCCTCCTGTATACTATGCCGACCTTGCTGCATACAGAGGACGGCTCTACCATGACGCCCTGGAGTTGGAGCGCCCAGCTTCAGCTTCTGCAGCCTCTGCAGCTTCATTTGATGAGAGGTTTTACCGCTTGCACGGGGATCTGGAAAATACgatgttttttgtttga